The following proteins come from a genomic window of Gemmatimonadota bacterium:
- a CDS encoding amidohydrolase family protein, whose product MPHPTPWLRPSWPAVLATLTVAALAGCAPAESGTATDATVFEGARVVVGDGSAPIDDAVFVVQDGRFTQVGVRGEVEIPGRATHVDLTGKTVIPALVNAHVHLSVDRPSRTLDLQHMAYYGTGTALSLGLDSGSVAFAMRDERVPDGSRALSAGRGITSPEPGRTEVPYWVTTEAEARAAVQELAAQQVDFVKIWVDDRGGQYERLSPPLYGAVIDEAHRHGLPVTAHIFRLEDAKGLIRAGVDAFAHGVRDQEIDDELVTLWQAHPNVVLVPNLPDPGVAQDLSWLSGTVPPDELARMQDASVDRPAAQASFAVQARNLARLSESGIRIAFGTDGNTPWAVHQEMEDMVRSGMTPAAVLAAATGTSAALLGLEDVGTIGVGTSADFVVLNGNPLTDITRTRAIDRVYLRGVVIDRAALSARLLGSAAP is encoded by the coding sequence ATGCCCCACCCGACCCCATGGTTGCGCCCCTCCTGGCCGGCCGTCCTGGCCACGCTGACCGTAGCCGCCCTGGCCGGCTGTGCCCCCGCCGAGAGCGGAACCGCCACCGACGCCACCGTCTTCGAGGGGGCACGCGTCGTCGTGGGGGATGGCAGCGCTCCCATCGATGACGCGGTGTTCGTGGTGCAGGACGGACGATTCACACAGGTGGGCGTCCGCGGCGAGGTGGAGATCCCGGGCCGCGCTACCCACGTGGACCTCACAGGGAAGACCGTGATCCCCGCTCTCGTGAATGCGCACGTGCACCTGAGCGTGGACCGGCCCTCCCGTACGCTCGACCTCCAGCACATGGCCTACTACGGCACCGGCACCGCACTGAGCCTCGGTCTCGACAGCGGCAGCGTCGCCTTCGCGATGCGCGACGAACGCGTTCCGGACGGGTCACGCGCCCTCTCGGCGGGTCGCGGCATCACTTCGCCTGAACCGGGTCGGACGGAGGTCCCCTACTGGGTCACCACCGAAGCGGAAGCGCGAGCGGCTGTGCAGGAGCTGGCGGCGCAGCAGGTGGATTTCGTCAAGATCTGGGTGGACGACCGCGGAGGTCAGTACGAGCGTCTGTCTCCTCCGCTCTACGGAGCGGTGATCGACGAAGCACACCGCCACGGCCTTCCGGTAACGGCCCACATCTTCCGTTTGGAAGACGCCAAGGGCCTGATCCGGGCCGGCGTGGATGCGTTCGCCCACGGCGTGCGGGACCAGGAGATCGACGACGAGCTCGTCACGCTCTGGCAAGCCCACCCGAACGTGGTGCTGGTCCCCAACCTACCGGATCCGGGGGTTGCCCAGGATCTCTCGTGGCTGAGCGGTACCGTGCCGCCGGACGAGTTGGCGCGGATGCAGGACGCCTCGGTCGATCGCCCCGCGGCCCAAGCCTCCTTTGCAGTGCAGGCCCGCAACCTGGCGCGCTTGAGTGAATCCGGGATCCGCATCGCGTTCGGCACCGACGGCAACACCCCCTGGGCGGTCCATCAGGAGATGGAGGACATGGTGCGGTCCGGCATGACACCGGCTGCAGTGCTCGCCGCCGCCACCGGGACATCGGCAGCGCTGCTGGGATTGGAGGATGTGGGTACGATCGGGGTGGGAACGTCCGCCGACTTCGTGGTGCTGAACGGGAATCCGCTTACAGACATCACGCGTACGCGCGCCATCGACCGGGTCTACCTGCGTGGTGTCGTCATCGATCGCGCCGCCCTGAGCGCGCGACTCCTGGGGTCGGCGGCACCGTAG